The region aatataattatattttattatatgtatgttgttttgattttaatttttgctcaatatatattttattatttatacacatatcataaatatttaaaaaaaaaattatgatcaatatatttttaaaaaaagttatgatcaatatatattttttaaaaaatttatgattaatatatattaattgcaATAGTTTCTAGATCTTTCAGTTGAAGGGCCGAATATGAATGTTTACATTATAGTTTATCACACTCTCTTTCTTCTTAAACTTTTGCTGTTCCTCTGTATGCTCCATAACCCACCCAAGTTATTATCAATCTATCTTCTTAAACTTTTGTTGTTTCTCTGTTTGCTCCATAACCCACCCATCCCGCAAGAACCCTACCCACCCAACCTCTGTTGCTACAATAATACTAGACACCCTCCTCTCTTTTCAAATATACAGTAATCCTATCTTGCTTTTGCCAGTTGCCAACTTTACTGATCCCCTCTATAATGGAGTGACTGTCAGAGACTGAATGGCTGAGGAGACTGTGTCAGTCCTCTCCTTTTACACTTGTCCGTAAGTATTGTGGCACACTTGTTAAATACTCGTTTCTATTatactttcaaaaataaaaatatttgtaccTCTCCTTGCTGGTTGGTTAATCTATTGGTTTCATTTTGTTGCTCTTGAGGGTTCTCAATTTCTATGTGGCATTATTGATCCACTTTCTGTGGTCTTGGCATGGTTAAGTTTTTGATGGACTCTGGGCTTGATTTCTGAGGTACAATTCCAGCACTTGGCTTTGGGGTCCCTTTAAACTTCCTCAAGTTCCAGTCTTTATCATTAACTTTAACCCGCGGAGAGaaaaaatttgatgaaaaagAATGCTTGAGATGTTTCGCACAGTGGTCAGTGGGTAGCTAATTTCGGTTAAGCCATTTTTATCTTACATTTTTATGTGAAATGTACTTATTTGAAGTGGGTGTTCAATGTTTTTCTACTGTTCCTAGTTATCCTGTTGTGACAGACAAAAGAACCTGTGAGCTTTACCCTTTTTTTTTCCTCTTTTCCCCTCATTTAAATGGGGACTTTGATAGATTCACACAACTGTTGTTTTCCTCTTAGTGATTGAACAAAAGTGGAGAAGGACGGCATAGATTTCAGGTCATGGTCTAGaatcttttttctttcttttctggaACTGGTGTGAAGTGGGGCAATTTTGTTTTGGGGTACGTCGCTTCAATCAAGTTTTATCGTGAGTTTCTTGAATTATATTTAGAATATGTTCAAAACCTCCCTTCTTCAGACATTAAGCAATTGGTTAATGAATGTTCAAATTTCTCTCATGTTTGTCACTGTTTTTCTTTTAAGTTGCTGTAGCCCTTGCTTGTGGATGGGATCCTTGAAAATTCCTTCTCTTAGAGAAACGAAAATTCGGAGAATTACCttgttttaaagattaatttgggACAACTACTAATTGTCTCTGTATTTCCCCAGGAAAGTAGTGAAGTACTCGATTTTTTTCCTATTTGTTTATTGGAAGGGGACATTTGGCATTAAGGCATTTATTTAGTACTCTTccttgggttttttttttttaaaaaaaatttctttgttATCATCTGGCTACGAAACGAGAAGTACTGATAAATTGGTATGATAATAAAGGCTTCGTTACTATAATGTAGGCTAATGATTTCTTTCCACAACCTACATGATGTGAACTTGAAGATCGCTCGTTTTATGCTAGAAACATTTCTCAATTCTGAGGAGAGACGgtgttcttgaatctttttgGCAGAGTAGATAGTCAAATTGGAGCGAGGATATAGCAGACAACTAGTTCATGCACGTAGGTTTGGGATTTGGTGCTTCGAGTCTGAACGAATTTGGAACCCACGGTGATTTCCGATGGATTCATCATCATTTCCTGGATCATCGAAAAGGGCCAAGGCTCCTGGAAGTAATACTCATTGCTTGGTTGATGGATGTAATGCAGATCTAGGCCTTTGTAGGGACTATCACCGGAGACACAAAGTCTGTGAGACTCATTCCAAGACTGCAAAGGTCACGATTGGTGGCCGGGAGCAGCGGTTCTGCCAACAGTGCAGCAGGTAGTGTAGAAATCGAGTTGTGATTGATTGTTCGTTTCTGTGATGCATCACTTGAATCTTCACGTTTGTGTAGTTTTGAATGCTTTTCAATGAACTAATAACAATTATAAGAATCACATGGTTTCCAATTTGATATTGTGAAAAAGTACTCTAGTTAGGTTGAATGTGAAGTGGGGCAAGAACTACATTTACATGCGATGGCAAGTGGATCCGTTTCATTGTGTATATTTTTTTCTCTTGCATTGGCTTCTACTGTTGTGTTCATAATCGCGGAATATTTGTGTGAGTCGATTTTGGGTTTAAATTCGTGTGCTAGAACTTCAACTATTCCCAAACCAGTTTGGACTTTGAACAAATCTTGCATCATATTTGTAGGTTTCATTCGCTAGTAGAGTTTGACGAGGGGAAGCGAAGCTGCAGGAAACGGCTTGATGGTCACAACAGGAGGCGAAGGAAACCTCAGCCTGACTCGCTCACCCGAAGTTCTGGACTAAATTTCTCTACCTCTCCGGCCATTGACAGTGCAAGAATTCTTTCATTTGGAAGCCCGCAGATACTTCCAAACGCTGTTGTGAGCTCTTCGTGGGCTGGAGTCGCAGAAGCAGATAGCAATCTGATGCTCTATAACAATCAACGACAGCTGAACTATATCGAGAGACAAAACTCGCTTCCTCAGTGTTCTGCTCACAGCTACGAGGGAGTGGTCAATCAACTCCCATGCTTGCAAGGCAGAGACTGCTCGTttcaagaaaactccatctgTCAGCCGTTTCTTGATCCAAATACTGCGTTGGGAAGTAGTAACAGCAACCAGAAAATGTTTTGTGATGGATTTAAACAAGTTGTTGACTCTGATCGTGCTCTCTCTCTTCTGTCATCGGCACCTTCCATCACTCGGGAGTTCTGTCTGAACCATGTTGACCACTCAGAACCACTCCCCCAGCCACATTCTTTAGTTCACAACTTGCACTACTCTGGCTTAACTCATTTTGGATTCGGCCAAGAAAGTAAGCCAATTGAGTCTGTCACAGAATCTCGTGGTAGCAATGCCTCTACTTTGCATTTCTCCAAAACGATTCAGCATGCTCACGAGGGATCGTCTACTAGTGGATCCCACCAAACTCGCACATTCATGTGGGAGTAGTCTTTGGGCAAAAATATTGGCACTCTTTCAACAGAATGCGTACGGTGGTACTCCGTGGATTCTGAAATGTTGTAATGACCGAATATTTCTTCCTAAAGGGGTGGAGGAACTCTTACACCCCACAATACCTCTTACTATTTGTTCTATGCTTTTACTTTGATGTGAAAATTGTGACCCATCTATGACTGTGGATATGGGCGTTCGTGTTTCTTGCGTGGAACTAATGATTCTTGGTTACGTAAAATTGGAGAAAGCAAATTCGTTTCGGATCATGCTTTACATGGAAAGTGCCAAGTTTCATGGATATGGGCGGTATGTGCTTCAGCCCAAAGAATCCTATATATGCAACACATGTGAAGAGTACTTAAGAAAAAGGTAGTGGAGGGTGACGCAATTGAATCTCTAGTATTTGTGGGTTCAAATGGTTTTCTTCAGGCAAGTTGCACTGATTTTATTACATTGGGTGACAAATTTTTTCCtttcaattattttaattacaatctCAATAAAAATTTTCTACTAGTTTCCTTTCAAACATCAACCAAATTATAATTGCCAAGACCGGAATCAAATTTATCTCCAAGCGATTATAATTCAATTTCACCTTTTACTGGAATCAATTATATGCTAGTTCGAAGATCATGACCAGAACTCTTATGCATAGAGCCTGATAATGAGAGAAATCCTACATCTTAATGCCCATGTACGAGAAGCTAGCTAAGAAAGTGTTCCCAACCATTCATCTTTTTAAATAGTGATTAGAATTTtaaattatggataaataaatgatatttgaaaataaaactgAAAATCAGTAAGTAAAGTCTGATGATTGAGTTATTTTATTAGGCAAAATcctgtgtgagacggtctcacgtatcatatttgtgagacggatctcttatttggatcacccacgaaaaagtattactttttatgctaaaagtactattttttattgtgaaaatgggtagggttgacccgtctcacgaattATAACCCGTAAGACggtttcacatgagactcattcattttattattacatttttattttttttagaaaaaaatcatCATTCCAACaacttatttatttaaattaaattaaacaaaaacacacaaaaaatctttttttttttttttttatgtcaagAATCCTTTTCTTTTTTAGTGAATGCAAAACGGTCGCTATTCCTCCGATCCGATATGATTATACTCTATAAAATATTTTCCAAAGTGGACGAATCCAATAAAATAAGAACACACGAATATATCCAATTCAAAAAGATTCATTTCTATCTAAAACCTGGTAGCCCACATGAAAATAACAACTCTTCTTGCATTATTCCTCAGGTATTAATCATGCCTCTTAGCTTCTATATATATAGATCGTCACTCATAGCCGGATTAGCAACACAGGCCTAAGTCGAAGTTTTGAATAAATTCATTGATAATGGAAGTCTGTAGCCATAAAAAAGGAGGTTCGATTAAAAACAAGCTCATAACGTCTTTCTACCGCAAGGCTAAGCCGGCCTCAGCCACCCAATACGCCACTCCCGCCGTTGTTAGGCCAGCTGTAGCTTTGGTGAAGGGAGTATCATTTACGAATCACGACGGGAAGTTTTCTGGCTCCGATGGGTATGGCCACGGTGGGGATGAACATGTGGACGTCAAAGCTTCGAGTTATATTTCTCACGTCAAAGAGAGGCTCAAACGCGAAGAATCGAATTTTTTGTTGATGGAGAAAAATAACGTAGTCAATTATTAAGTATACATagtttaaaatatcaaataagTTCAAAGAGTGACATATTGCCGAAGTGTATTAGAGAATGTTTGTATAAATATATTACAAATAATTTAATACGAAGGTAAATGTATTATTACAAAGCAAATTATGTGAAATAGCTTTGTTTCTTAATTTTGGTTCCAATAATAGTAACTAGAATAAAAGCATTGTAATCCAAAAATGTAACACAAATATTAATTTAGAAGTTGAGGTCTAAGGGAGTCCATCCAGCAAAAGCCTACCTCGTCTGCAGTACTGGGCTTGACTTGTGACCAAACAATTATGCTCAAATTATAATCCAACTAATTAGTTTGAttgtgttgaaattttttttttcctatgtaaaaaaaaaaaaccatttccCCTTTTATTGTCCAACTAGTCAAACTTTGATCTCTGTTTTGTActcattatttttaataaataaataatattatattgtattGAATAATCAAGTAAAATTCACCGTTAGATGTGAGTACAAATACTTCTATAACAAATTATGCGAAAAGGAAGCGTTCATAAATCATATGTATCAACAAAAATtctttacattttttttatggcaaaaacttgtgtgagacggtctcacgggtcatattttgtgagacagatctttatttgggtaatccatgaaaaagtattactttttatgctaagagtattactttttatgctaagagtattactttttatggtgaatatgggtagggttgacccgtctcacagattgagatccgtgagacggtctcacatgagacctactcttttttTATTGCATTTTCACAACATATATCAGAGTTTTTggatgcaatgaaataaagttaGAGAGAAACAACtagatttaatttcaaaaataacaaacaacatcGTAATCATATTTTACTAAATCGTCCCatgtatatttataaattttgataattattaatttatgctAGTGAgtgaactatatatatatatatatatatatatatatatatatatatatatatatatatatatcgaatatatatataactagcGATCGATAATTTAACTAATTTATCGAATattaagtttgaaaatttgTAATTATACTATATTACACTAGAGATCGATAATTTAACTTTAAAATTGCAAAACCTTAAAGAAATAGGTTTTGGAAAAAATCGAGAGGGCAAGATGATAGGTGTATTTACCAAAGAGTTCAGCTCACTGGAGACAGGAAGAATATGAGATGGGAGATGTTTTCCTCTATTATTTTTCGACGCATTTAATATTAGGGTTTGCACCTCAACTACATCGATCCCAACATTTGGCAGTTGGCACTCCATAAATGACCCTGCCATGTTTCTAATGTaaataattgataataaaaatTTGTTCCTGAGTTCAGTTTTTTGGCAAAATAATTCATCTTGATTTACTGAAAACTAACTACACAAAGTTGGATCATGTGATTAATATATATTAGAGAAAAATGCTTTTCGATCATGTATGTTTGTTTATTTGCGAATCTGATCATCTATGTTGTCAGATTTCAGTTTTACTTCGTTATCTTCGTTTagttttttgacaattttcgtTCTTTTTATGACGTGGCGCTGATATATAACCAATGCAATGTTGATTTAATTTGATGTTGACATGTGTAGTTTTACTTCGCTATATTTGGGataagtgaaaaaaaaaaacggtCTATATATTTTGGACGGATgaagtatatataatataacatgtttttttttaaaaaaaaatcacatattTGTTGAAACTAACCCTGCTTGATCTGCCATCTACAAATGCTAATAAAAGTTCACATGGTTCACTCGATTAGAGAATTAATGACCTTTTATTGGTTCAATATGACTGATATAAATGGCACTTTTTCTATATATGGAATATGAAAATAGTAAATTAGAGAATATATTCGGGAAATAGAAAGTGAAAATTACTTAGTTTGGTGGATGTATGGTCATCGGTCACAATAATTTCGATGTCTTTTATTTACTTTAATTTTACAGGACAAAAACATCCTGTTCTTTCTAATTAAGCAGTAATTCGATAGAGACCGATACATTAAGATAGTGGCTTAccatactatatatatattcgtCCTGGACATATTTATTCACTGCTGTGACTTGGACCATCGTATTTATTACGTTCAAGCATCAATGAATTGTACCATGCagttttttatgaaaaaattattgtaaattaaaataatttacatCATATTACTCATGATCAAAAATGTAATCGAACCTACCGGATGTCCGAGTTGGTGGAGTTCGATTTCCCTTACCAACATTTTACCCGATGATTTTATTGGATATGGTTTGCACGTCTTGGGCAGTTTATTTGACTGACATGATTCGTAGATTACTGCGTTAGCCGAGAAATTTAGTCATCTTATGCAACTTCTTCttttatgttaataaaaatGGTATCAGATCAGTAGATCTCCTCCGTGGCTACAATATCTATTAGAAGTTGCATTTTGTACATTATTTTGATGCTATAATTtgcataatataatataatttattatgtAAGTATGATTTCCTCGGCAAAACGAGTAGGACTTGAAACTTCAAAGAAAACACCTATAACAACCGTTACCATCAACAAACTATATCATCAATTCGGCCAGCCATAGTTTTGACGGGTCAAGTCTGAACATATTGTACAAGGACGGAGCTACATGCTCTTGTACTCGGGTTGGcccaacttttttaaaaaaaaatttaggtgtaaattttgtataattttgaaataatatgatattagttcgggtagatcaatttaaaaaatattaaaagattatagagtttaaaattctagctCGGGCAGAGCCATATTTCTGGCTCCGCCACTGATATTGTATATATTAggggtgcaaacgaaccgaatcgagccgaataatagtaaaaaagtcaggctcgaattcggctcgaaataggtatattcgagttcgagctcgattcgaagttcgataatttcaaatatttgggctcgagctcggctcgaaatgaagttcgagttcgagttcggctcgaaatattcgaatatattcgtgaactattcgaattattgctcggatattaaggtttgaaagctcgaaatattcgaaatgtatatatatatatatatatatatataaatatatatatatatataattatattatattaataaaatatcaaggCTCGCAAACTATTCGCGagctatcgaacaaaataatttgggctcgagttcggctcgaaaaaaagttcgaacgtgttcgagttcggctcaaattcgataagttcgaatatgaatcgaatatttatcgagccggctcgaaaaactcgcgaacatgttcggttcgtttgcagccCTAGTATATATGCACGCCGCTGTACCGACGAGTTCGACGAATCATTTCCATCTGACTAGTCAAGTAATCTGGTAGTGTTCTCAGGATACTGTTATGAATACTCGATCCACGGTTGGAAGATAATTACATTGTCGAATACAAATAGACATGCAGTCATATATAGGCTAATTATCAATACTTTTCGAGTTTCTGAAATGTGTATAGCCATGTACTGCTAGAGGTATAATTTATAAAACCCACTAATCAACTCGAACAGATTATCATAAGTTTGGATTTATGGGTGTGTTTTTGAACTTTTATAAACCTAGGTAGTTATGAAATGACGGGTGAGAATAATGAGTCACTCGAATGCAAGGTGAAGATAGTTGTAACTTTTGGCCTTTTGGGTAAGGTATATGTTTCACGAACCCCACAGATAAATTTCGCAGTGACGACAACTCACTGACTCAGGCCGAGTTCATATAATTTCCGATcaatttttgaatatttattcTATAAAATTTGTAACTatatgctttttttttttgtatataaAGAGTGATCAAAGTTTAAATTTAATATGATtgattttttgaaataattgaataaaaattattgtTTCAAATAGGTAGCACAGCAGGCATGTGGACGAGTGGGAAAAGAAGACAATTGGATGTGAGTCGAATAAAAAAGTTTTATTTCTTGAAATAGACTAAGGTCCACGTGTCATAATTGTTGAGGTCGAAAGTGTCTGGTTTTTTAAGGTTAAATATCTGACACAACTTGTTCCCACATATTATCATTCATCACTTACCCATACCAATTTAAACCTCAATTGAATTATTCGGTCCCTCCATTTATTTTCTTGAAAGTAAATCCGTACCAACTTGTATTATATTTCTATGGATTCGAATACTAATACATAATCAAGAAATTATTCTTtttcccaaagaaaagaaaaccaAATTGTGAAGGAatgttataattaattaatcagaGCGACATTATTGGGTAAACTTTCTACAATAATATATAAATGACGTTTTAAAAAATAGTTTATAGTTATGATTGGAcggaatttaattaatttattgaataagTTAACAATCTATCAGGTGAttctaaaaaaaagaaaaaaaatatggtttttttttcactttatttatgaattttttgatTTAAATTCCATTAAACTATGTCTAGCAAAAACCAAATACATCTCTCCtgcaataaaaatattaataactgCAAATAAATATGTCCGTAttggaaaaaaataaaagaaaataaaaagtaattatATTAATGTAAACTGATggtaattctttttttttttgtggctTTCTAAATTTACTGCAGAGCCAAAGTAGAAATCCAACTGCAGCAATGGACAACACCACAGTCTCGAGCTTTAACTTTAAATGAGAGAACCCCATGTGCCTCTTCCTCACTGTCCCCATGTATTTGATCAATTAATCTCTCATTACACCATATTTAAAGTTCATTTCATGTATATATGTATGGTTATGTATATTATCTACAAAGTTGACATGTTTCGGTTTTTTGTCTTTAAATCTGTAATAAATTAGGTTTTTTCTTACCTTTAATCCTTTTCTCGTAAGTGGCGGAGCCACATTCACTTTAATTagttaaatcattcaaaaatacattttgctaTTTTAAGTAAATTCCTGCCCAAATTACTTATTGaaaagaaatacaatatttaattagtttatttattttttctaaaaataaaattgtttgaGTGCTAAAAATTATCACTACAACAAGGTTTTcaatatatatctatatctatatacatATAAAAACAAAGTTGTTGTTAAATTTAGTAAGTTCCTGCCTAAATAAAAAAGgaaacaaacaaaaaatatggtaatatatattatactaAATGTCtaaagatatttaattcattattaAAACTGCATATTAATGTCTGTGTATAACTGCTTGAAAATTGAATATCTCCTAGGAATTACAAACCAAATTAAATtacatttcaaatttcaaatccagAAATTAAATTTCATTCTGGGAATTATAAACCAAATTCAAATtgttattcaaaatttaaatatgacTTCTGAAAATTTGAAACATGTTTCAAAAATTGTGCTCCATTGAaatcattttattaatttaaaattaatgacacatatatatagatttaaggttattataattaaaaaaatcatctTTATTTTAgatgaactaatttttaatttaattttatttttgagatctaatatatttattcaatgacaatataaaatcatttttctcttcaatataTTAACTATAATCTTAGACCAACAATTCTCGAATTGTTATAGATGATTAAAAAATAATCGTATCAATTTAATATAActgtcatttttattatttttttattcatgcaaaataatataaacaaggaaaaaattttaattaacatATTTAGAATTAAGTCAAAAGACAAATTTTGTTAGGTAAATTACTTCAATGCCAAAATTGATTATGGAGTTGTATAGTAGACTATTGTTAATAATCaatgttaaataaatttatattaaataccaattattattattttttatactt is a window of Primulina eburnea isolate SZY01 unplaced genomic scaffold, ASM2296580v1 ctg1415_ERROPOS3700000, whole genome shotgun sequence DNA encoding:
- the LOC140820736 gene encoding squamosa promoter-binding-like protein 16 isoform X2 translates to MHVDLGLCRDYHRRHKVCETHSKTAKVTIGGREQRFCQQCSRFHSLVEFDEGKRSCRKRLDGHNRRRRKPQPDSLTRSSGLNFSTSPAIDSARILSFGSPQILPNAVVSSSWAGVAEADSNLMLYNNQRQLNYIERQNSLPQCSAHSYEGVVNQLPCLQGRDCSFQENSICQPFLDPNTALGSSNSNQKMFCDGFKQVVDSDRALSLLSSAPSITREFCLNHVDHSEPLPQPHSLVHNLHYSGLTHFGFGQESKPIESVTESRGSNASTLHFSKTIQHAHEGSSTSGSHQTRTFMWE
- the LOC140820736 gene encoding squamosa promoter-binding-like protein 16 isoform X1, producing MDSSSFPGSSKRAKAPGSNTHCLVDGCNADLGLCRDYHRRHKVCETHSKTAKVTIGGREQRFCQQCSRFHSLVEFDEGKRSCRKRLDGHNRRRRKPQPDSLTRSSGLNFSTSPAIDSARILSFGSPQILPNAVVSSSWAGVAEADSNLMLYNNQRQLNYIERQNSLPQCSAHSYEGVVNQLPCLQGRDCSFQENSICQPFLDPNTALGSSNSNQKMFCDGFKQVVDSDRALSLLSSAPSITREFCLNHVDHSEPLPQPHSLVHNLHYSGLTHFGFGQESKPIESVTESRGSNASTLHFSKTIQHAHEGSSTSGSHQTRTFMWE